One part of the Arabidopsis thaliana chromosome 1 sequence genome encodes these proteins:
- a CDS encoding F-box and associated interaction domains-containing protein (F-box and associated interaction domains-containing protein; CONTAINS InterPro DOMAIN/s: F-box domain, cyclin-like (InterPro:IPR001810), F-box domain, Skp2-like (InterPro:IPR022364), F-box associated domain, type 3 (InterPro:IPR013187), F-box associated interaction domain (InterPro:IPR017451); BEST Arabidopsis thaliana protein match is: F-box and associated interaction domains-containing protein (TAIR:AT1G33020.1); Has 684 Blast hits to 645 proteins in 6 species: Archae - 0; Bacteria - 0; Metazoa - 0; Fungi - 0; Plants - 684; Viruses - 0; Other Eukaryotes - 0 (source: NCBI BLink).), producing the protein MNKGNTLDSIPTDLILEIFSRLSAKSVGRLRCLSKLWRKGEWFFFSSLQPQNLYEKPFLVVAADFHMKFSEDMSHDIYSYASGLIYFPKMLIENEKSGAIRVICNPITGQYAILPKLITLQAARSFLGFDPIDNQFKVLLVNNDIVNNDMDILTLGIGELMSEKLKFIEAKCFFALDDVQLINYKGKLGGISWNNHEVAPVELSMWVLEDVEKQEWSKNVYILPKNVVPNNWLHAAGVTVEGDIVFSEAVVSNPFDVFYFNPEKNTLQHVETHCNHEVFDDENLVNIFVDHVEDLKFDVMKPTYAATSIRPTEQKHKPTSTETSMSRKDHQVRTIDQPQQDRCTFESINNKFDVMCLLDDD; encoded by the exons ATGAATAAAGGGAACACTTTAGATTCTATCCCTACTGATCTTATACTCGAGATATTCTCGAGATTGTCTGCAAAGTCAGTTGGGAGGCTTCGTTGCCTGTCCAAGCTATGGAG AAAAGGTGAGtggttcttcttctcgtcGCTTCAGCCTCAAAATCTTTATGAGAAGCCGTTTCTTGTAGTAGCCGCAGATTTTCATATGAAGTTCTCTGAAGACATGAGCCATGACATTTATAGCTATGCTTCTGGTTTGATCTATTTTCCTAAAATGTTGATCGAAAACGAGAAATCGGGTGCAATACGTGTGATATGTAACCCTATCACGGGTCAGTATGCGATCTTACCTAAACTGATTACGCTACAAGCGGCGAGAAgttttttagggtttgatccGATTGACAATCAATTCAAGGTATTGCTCGTGAACAACGATATAGTTAATAATGACATGGATATTCTAACATTGGGAATTGGAGAATTGAT GTcagagaaattgaaatttattgAGGCAAAATGCTTTTTTGCATTAGATGATGTACAATTGATAAACTATAAGGGTAAATTAGGTGGGATTAGTTGGAATAATCATGAGGTTGCTCCCGTTGAGTTGTCTATGTGGGTTCTAGAAGATGTCGAGAAACAAGAATGGTCCAAAAATGTCTACATTTTGCCTAAGAATGTAGTCCCTAATAACTGGTTGCACGCTGCTGGAGTGACTGTTGAAGGTGATATTGTTTTCTCGGAGGCTGTAGTATCCAATCCGTTTGATGTTTTCTACTTTAATCCCGAAAAGAACACTCTCCAACACGTTGAAACCCATTGTAACCATGAAGTGTTTGACGATGAGAATCTAGTTAACATCTTTGTAGACCATGTAGAGGATCTTAAGTTTGATGTTATGAAGCCAACATATGCTGCAACATCTATACGCCCAACAGAACAGAAGCATAAACCCACGAGCACAGAAACATCGATGTCTAGAAAAGATCATCAAGTGAGGACCATTGATCAACCGCAACAAGATCGTTGTACGTTTGAGAGcattaataacaaatttgatgTTATGTGTCTTTTAGATGATGACTAA